GACGCCTGTGCTTTTACTGCCAGTCACAGCAGTGGGGTTTACATTTAATAACAGTAAATCCAAAGACCAGCATTACCCTGCTTCAGTTTTTTTCTCCACATGTGTAGTAGGGACTAGTGGACATGCTGCTTTcaattacagttacagtatattctTGTATGCGTTTGACAAGTCATTTACGATCCACTAATATTtcctcctccaggcagctccacactcccaccaacctcctcctcctctctctggccgtcTCTGACTTCCTCGTGGGCCTCCTGCTGATGCCCATTAGAATCATCCTGATAGAAAGCTGTTGGGTTTGGGGGAATGTCCTGTGTGGAGTGTTTCAGTATGTCTCATACATCATCACTTCGTCATCTGTGGGAAACATGGTGCTGATATCTGTGGACCGATACGTGGCCATTCATGACCCTTTGACTTACTCCACTAAGGTCACACATGAGCGggttcgagtgtgtgtgtgtgtgtgttgggcctgTTCTGTCTCCTACAATGGTTCCATTCTGCACGACTTCCTCATGCACCCAGACGCATATAACTCCTGCTATGGGGAGTGTGTTAATGTAATTAATGTCATAGCTGGAGCTGTAGACGTTTTGTTGACATTTATTGGTCCCATCACAGTCATCATTGTTCTGTATATGAGAGTCTTTGTCgttgctgtgtctcaggctcgagCCATGAGGTCTCAGATCGTGTCGCTCCAGGGTTCGATTTGTGTAGTTTCTCAGAAGTCAGAGAGGAAAGCAGCTAAGACTCTGGGAGTGGTAGTGGTTGTGTTCCTGGTCTGTTTCTGTCCGTACTTCTATCCCTCTCTGGCGGGTGAATACACATCCACCACagcagcattttctgttttcggtgtgtggctgctttactgtaactcCTGCATGAATCCAGTCATTTATGCTTAtttctacccctggttcagaaaatctATCAGACTCATTGTTACTCTGCAGATACTAAAGCCTGGCTCCTGTGACGCCAACATGCTGCAGTAGAGACATGGTCAATTATAATGATTCAGCTGATGTCCTGAATGATgattgctttaaaataaaaaaaagtttttcttcttttggtaaaatgcaataaaagtcaataaaatgcaataaaatgttaatgcaCTAACATTATGGTGAAACCATTACACGGTGGGTTGATGTTGAAGCTCTGGGATTATCTTACTATTTAATAAATACCACCAACTCATTTTTTAAGCTCCTTTTGTGTGAATCCGGTGTCTAAATGAccagaaatatttaaattgtgaAATATTTGAGTTGACCTATTAGTTTTTAGATGAATTATTTTGGTAATAATTCttctgaaattaaaataaaatatcacaTGAAACTGTGTCTGACGTGAGTGCATGTGCTGAAAAtccataaacacaaataaaagtgtATTTTATCCTTTGGGTTTGCCTGTACTTGCATGGGGCGGAGCAGGACATGTAGGAGACGTGAGGTAAAGCTGGTGTGAGTGAAGAAGACTGTGGGAGGCCTGGTGGTAAACACCAATCCAGAGCACTGGTGAAAGGgaccaaacaggaagtaggtCTGCCAAAAAAAGTACTGAACCTAAAGTACAGCTGACTCAACAATGATTAAGGCACTGAGGCTGTAGTGTGAACTGCATGACTCATGGTTGACCAAAGAGAGAGTCAAGCCAAGAATGAACTATGGCCTAATTCAAATGAAACGTGGAGGCTTCCATGTTTAACACTAGACCCTTGGGGACTGATGGGCGATTACCTTGAGTTTTCCATTCTCTGTGCTGTCATCACTGCTGTTCATCTATTGGTCAGGGAGGGAGAAGTGCCATCCAGTGGCCTTATTAAAGAGGTTGTGGATTGTAAACCGGCCACAGCTCTACAGCGTCTCCTTTCCTGGTGATGGAAGCCCAGACAGAAGCTGAGCTGTGCTTCCCGCTGCTCGTcaactcctcctgcaggaagccGATGAATCACCCCGAGACGTTCTTCATCTACGTCCTGTTCTCCTGCATCTCTGTGGTGACTGTGgctctcaacctgctggtcatcgtctccatctcccacttcaggaaAACATAAACTCATAAGCATAACCTAAAATAGCACATTTATGATCAGATATTGTTGTTTACTTGTGATGTAGTTCTGCTGTAAGTAGTAGGATGTTCACTGCAATGTCCAGGCTCAAAGCTGAAAACATGCAGTAACATTAGTGGTGGTGTTTGTCTTGGtctgcaggcagctccacactcccaccaaccgcctcctcctctctcaggCCGTCTCCGACTTCCTGGTGGGTTTCCTGCTGATGCCGGTTCGAATTCGCCTCATGGGAAACTGCTGGCTGTGGGGGAGCTTCATGTGTGCCTTATTTCGATACAcctccttcatcatcacatcttCATCTGTGGGGAACGTGGTGCTGATATCAGTGGACCGCTTTGTCGCCATCAGCGACCCTTTGACCTACCATGCCAAagtcacacagagcagagtccaggcctgtgtgtgtctgtgttgggccACATGTGTCCTTTACAACGGCGCCATCCTGAGCGACTTCCTGACTCATCCACAGTTGTACTATTCCTGTTACGGACAGTGTGGTAACGTCCTGACGTACGTATCAGGAGTTGTCGATGTCATAATCACATTCATTTGCCCCATCACTTTGATCATAGctctgtatgtgagggtgtttgtcgTGGCCGTGACTCAGGCTCGAGCTGTGAGGTCTCACGTTGCATCTGTCACGCTCCAGGCCTCGGCCGGCGTCGCTGACATGAAGTCAGAGAGGAAAGCAGCCAAGACGCTCGGTGTGGTTGTGCTTGTGTTCTTAATGTGCTTCTGTCCATATTTCTATCCATCTCTCGTGACCCAGCACACATCCACCACATTTTCAGCCTTCGGCCTCtggctgctttactgtaactcCTGTTTCAATCCCCTGATTTACGCTTAtttctacccctggttcagaaaatcAATCAGACTCATTGTTACGATGCAGATACTCCGCCGTGACTCCTGCGATGCCAATGTGCTGCATTAAAGCCTGTGCTGTGggaaacaggaagacagaggaTAGTGATTTTGTTTGCCAACTAATAGCTGAACCTTGAACATTGTAATCCTCACCTACAGTATTTATCCTGAGATTGTGTGAAAATGTCTTGTTTCTTGTCAGATCTAAGACAAATATCTTATAATGCACTGGTATCAATAAAAGGGCATAATGGCTGTGACTTGTTTGGTTCAGATGAGTtcttacacactcacacagacgtAAACAGGTGATGTGCTTCATGTTGGGTCTATGTTGCATGAGTTGTTATAGACTCTAGAATGAAGCCAAACACCTGCTTCTACTCACTAAACACCTGCAGAGACTTTATGTCATTAAAGGCTGATGAGGTCAAATGTCAGATGTCaattcacttttatttatataacaccaaatcacaacaacatTATCTCAacgcactttacaaggtaaggtttaagacctcacacaactaaacccaacaaatcccacatacagcaagcatttaatttgacagcaacagtggagaggaaaaactccctctctaacgaggaagaaaccaggctggatgtgggcggccatctgcctcgaccggttggggtgagaggagagagagagaaaagcacagcaacaacaacaagcaacaacagagcacaggcaggatggtctgatccacagctgcccatcacagacacaaagctctgaatccaatgatacctgtaggtgaggacagagagagagagagagagagagagagagagagagagagagagagagagagagagagagagagagagagagagagagagagagagagagagagagagtgggggagaagcacagctactggagagaaagataagataagataagataagataagataagataagataagatacaaGAAAGAAACAGGACAAACAGTACAGCAGTACGGAAGAACAGTGAATAGAACGGACGGCAGCAGTATTAAATATACAAGAAAAGGTAAGAGCGGTATCAAGTCAGTGGGTTAAGTTTGGGGTTAACCAAACAAACACCTCAAGTCACCCCTCACCTCTCAGCTTTATTCTCCGAGGTTCTGGATCATGATTAGggatttcctcctcctgcttcatgtcTGTCTAATCATTGTCACCACTTGCACCTGGCTGCCATATTTAGTAATTCAGGACTCCCACCACACAGCTCTTCGTCAGtcggtttgttgttgttgttgttgctttgggAGGTTGCTTTGATTCAGGGTTTCATTTTCTCTGAACACTGTTACTTGATACTGTGTTgtcctttttccattttttttgtcctgtctggcagttcaacaagcagcatctattaggctgaatgccgatgccgatggacagatttgcttatACAagtatatatgaaatatatatactcttcttgattaatggtttatttttggtTTAATTTAGTCCATACCAGATATGTGTGACgtcgctgtgttggtggacaggttgagtttgtgcgtgtgtgtgtgtgtgcgggaggtgATGGAACCAGCTGCTGGGGTAACATTATCTCACTGTTGCATTATGGTTGAGcatcaatgttacatttatgctGATTTATGGTCATTcatcaatgttacatttatgtttatttatggtCAACTATCAACATTACGTTCACATTGATTTGCGGTCATTTATCAACGTTACATTTCCAACaatttatgttttctttttattaaccTTGCAGGTCTGGGACAGGTGTCGGAGCcgatggagaggtggaggaggcagacatGTCGTCGGGGGGTTAATCCAGtagcggctgcaggtggacctAAAAGAGGAATGAGATGGAATTAGTAACTGATAATTACCAAATTAGAGCCTGTAGTGTTGATACTGACTGGTAGCAGTAGACTCAGGTAGCATGATGATGTGGTCGCTCTGGTGTCCACATGCCGCCTGGTTGAGCCATGCTTGttgctcctttttttcttgtcatCCACCGAAATCCACCAATGTCCACCGTCAAACTACAACATATACGTAACACACTAAGCATTTATcatgtaaagaaaaaaacacaagtacaagtaaaa
This genomic interval from Betta splendens chromosome 21, fBetSpl5.4, whole genome shotgun sequence contains the following:
- the LOC114847727 gene encoding trace amine-associated receptor 13c-like, with the translated sequence MEEAELCFPQLLNASCKRPTEHQAESVFISVLLSCISLLTAVLNLLVIVSISHFRQLHTPTNLLLLSLAVSDFLVGLLLMPIRIILIESCWVWGNVLCGVFQYVSYIITSSSVGNMVLISVDRYVAIHDPLTYSTKVTHERVRVCVCVCWACSVSYNGSILHDFLMHPDAYNSCYGECVNVINVIAGAVDVLLTFIGPITVIIVLYMRVFVVAVSQARAMRSQIVSLQGSICVVSQKSERKAAKTLGVVVVVFLVCFCPYFYPSLAGEYTSTTAAFSVFGVWLLYCNSCMNPVIYAYFYPWFRKSIRLIVTLQILKPGSCDANMLQ
- the LOC114847725 gene encoding trace amine-associated receptor 13c-like, which encodes MEAQTEAELCFPLLVNSSCRKPMNHPETFFIYVLFSCISVVTVALNLLVIVSISHFRQLHTPTNRLLLSQAVSDFLVGFLLMPVRIRLMGNCWLWGSFMCALFRYTSFIITSSSVGNVVLISVDRFVAISDPLTYHAKVTQSRVQACVCLCWATCVLYNGAILSDFLTHPQLYYSCYGQCGNVLTYVSGVVDVIITFICPITLIIALYVRVFVVAVTQARAVRSHVASVTLQASAGVADMKSERKAAKTLGVVVLVFLMCFCPYFYPSLVTQHTSTTFSAFGLWLLYCNSCFNPLIYAYFYPWFRKSIRLIVTMQILRRDSCDANVLH